The following are encoded in a window of Cupriavidus oxalaticus genomic DNA:
- a CDS encoding pyridoxal-phosphate-dependent aminotransferase family protein: MIHLDFHPAGRHFLQIPGPSPVPDRILRAMSYPTIDHRGPEFGALGRKVLADIKKVFKTEHPVIIYPASGTGAWEAALANTLSPGDHVLMFETGHFATLWKKMAEALGLKPEFLGLPGIEGWRRGVQADMIEARLREDTAHGIKAVCVVHNETSTGVTSNIAAVRKAIDAAGHPALLLVDTISGLASADYRHDEWGVDVTVSGSQKGLMLPPGISFNAISPKAIAAGHGATLPRAFWDWTEIIEANKNGYWPYTPNTNLLYGLSEALDMILGEGLDHVFARHQRLAEATRRAVRAWGLEIQCADPAVYSPVLTGVMMPQGVDADAVRKLIYERFDMSLGQALGKMRGRMFRIGHLGDCNDLTLMATLAGCEMGLRLAGVPVAASGVAAAMDYLASHADMPVLKAAA; this comes from the coding sequence ATGATTCACCTCGATTTCCACCCCGCTGGCCGCCACTTCCTGCAGATCCCCGGCCCGAGCCCGGTCCCGGATCGCATCCTGCGCGCCATGAGCTACCCGACCATCGACCACCGCGGTCCCGAGTTCGGCGCGCTGGGGCGGAAGGTGCTGGCCGATATCAAGAAGGTCTTCAAGACCGAGCACCCGGTGATCATCTACCCCGCGTCGGGTACCGGCGCCTGGGAGGCCGCGCTGGCCAACACGCTGAGTCCGGGCGACCATGTGCTGATGTTCGAGACGGGCCACTTCGCCACGTTGTGGAAGAAGATGGCCGAAGCGCTGGGCCTGAAGCCCGAGTTCCTGGGCCTGCCGGGCATCGAGGGCTGGCGCCGCGGCGTGCAGGCCGACATGATCGAGGCGCGGCTGCGCGAGGACACCGCGCACGGGATCAAGGCGGTCTGCGTGGTGCATAACGAGACGTCGACGGGCGTGACCTCGAACATTGCCGCGGTGCGCAAGGCCATCGACGCCGCCGGCCACCCCGCCTTGCTGCTGGTGGACACGATCTCGGGCCTGGCCTCGGCCGACTACCGGCATGACGAGTGGGGCGTCGATGTCACGGTGTCGGGTTCGCAGAAGGGCCTGATGCTGCCGCCCGGCATCAGCTTCAACGCGATCTCGCCGAAGGCGATCGCGGCCGGCCACGGCGCCACGCTGCCGCGCGCATTCTGGGACTGGACCGAAATCATCGAAGCCAACAAGAACGGCTACTGGCCGTATACCCCGAACACCAACCTGCTCTACGGCCTGTCCGAGGCGCTCGACATGATCCTGGGCGAGGGGCTGGACCATGTCTTCGCCCGCCACCAGCGCCTGGCGGAAGCCACGCGCCGCGCCGTGCGCGCATGGGGCCTGGAGATCCAGTGCGCCGACCCGGCGGTGTACAGCCCCGTGCTGACCGGCGTGATGATGCCGCAGGGCGTGGACGCCGATGCCGTGCGCAAGCTCATCTATGAGCGCTTCGACATGTCGCTGGGCCAGGCGCTCGGCAAGATGCGCGGCCGCATGTTCCGCATCGGCCATCTGGGCGACTGCAACGACCTGACGCTGATGGCAACGCTGGCCGGCTGCGAGATGGGGCTGAGGCTGGCAGGCGTTCCTGTCGCAGCGAGCGGCGTCGCGGCGGCCATGGACTACCTGGCGTCGCACGCGGATATGCCAGTGCTGAAGGCGGCTGCCTGA
- a CDS encoding GntR family transcriptional regulator, with protein MQNPLDDENRHSDPLLPKLERKRLHDVVVEHLRRFIVEGVLSPGMKLNERELCETLGISRTPLREALKVLAAEGLIDIWPNRGASVSRMSETEVWEMFELLSGLEAFAGELACERITPAEFAEIKALHYSMLACRVQKDLPGYYARNQEIHNLIVAAARNAALSQTYLALNRRIQALRFRSNFQSEKWDRAVDEHEGMISALEARDGKKLAGILRHHLLEKREAVMQIHAEPVQDKPVQNA; from the coding sequence ATGCAAAATCCCCTTGACGACGAAAACAGACATTCCGATCCGCTCCTGCCCAAGCTCGAGCGCAAGCGCCTGCACGACGTGGTGGTCGAGCACCTGCGCCGGTTCATCGTCGAAGGCGTGCTGTCGCCGGGAATGAAGCTGAACGAGCGCGAGCTGTGCGAGACACTCGGCATCTCGCGCACGCCGCTGCGCGAGGCGCTCAAGGTGCTGGCCGCGGAAGGCCTGATCGACATCTGGCCGAACCGTGGCGCGAGCGTGTCGCGCATGAGCGAGACCGAAGTGTGGGAAATGTTCGAGCTGCTGAGCGGCCTCGAGGCCTTTGCAGGCGAACTGGCATGCGAGCGCATCACGCCGGCGGAGTTCGCCGAGATCAAGGCGCTGCACTACTCCATGCTCGCCTGCCGCGTGCAGAAGGACCTGCCCGGGTACTACGCCCGCAACCAGGAGATCCACAACCTGATCGTGGCCGCCGCGCGCAACGCGGCGCTAAGCCAGACGTACCTCGCGCTGAACCGGCGCATCCAGGCGCTGCGCTTCCGCTCCAACTTCCAGTCGGAAAAATGGGACCGCGCCGTCGACGAGCACGAAGGCATGATCAGCGCGCTCGAGGCGCGCGATGGCAAGAAGCTGGCCGGCATCCTGCGGCACCACTTGCTGGAGAAGCGAGAGGCGGTGATGCAGATCCATGCGGAGCCGGTGCAGGACAAGCCTGTGCAGAATGCGTGA
- a CDS encoding vWA domain-containing protein — protein MAKQLAILIDASGSMFHSAGNGSSKDKIVEASESVQYIIDEIENKTSSSDETWAVSFWYFATQTKGLIGQGNFPVGDTTAWKNVVSAIEDQPSVQAAVGSMTDIFHAVRTVADFMVANPPPLFPAVYKKKIVLFTDGNQTIQHDSRLTKGGYEFEQGIDFAVLLAGNGIALNAQGIGSDLLNATLTDLAAEAEPFGSTVKTISTTPSYAADTSAALMTNSMKVVNNNGILPLRPLAWPASRLLWEQFSLPRLAAAGNDEGSQHRVNEAHFEVDVDDISQELLLGLTWHHPGRPSIEATSPSGTSFRHGLNGAFEIGVGWMTALHIPSPEAGTWRVRVAGDPQFRPLRLNLMARSVSPEFDILLRVDPFQLDPQDTSVVTATPMFRDKPATGKFEAVLSDFTGRTWPMHAQQDGTLVAKADFPQPGIAPLRVELKGLLEGKHKVARMEFTSVQVGRPRDPRLTVEPARFRPGRRYRVAVTIHDAAFSAATQIAFGAGIEVVRFTVLSPLEATAEISVANDAFPGAREVLTFQPDAETLGGIVVEKQPGSGHQVLTGFVTALRFDARGRLLAAVLDERREVLVKRHDERLRRLLEKARDDNLPVSIALDDHGGIEHVTIGE, from the coding sequence ATGGCCAAGCAACTCGCTATCCTGATCGATGCCTCGGGCTCGATGTTCCACAGCGCTGGCAACGGCTCATCCAAGGACAAGATCGTCGAGGCCTCGGAATCGGTGCAGTACATCATCGATGAGATCGAGAACAAGACCTCGTCGTCCGACGAAACCTGGGCGGTGTCGTTCTGGTACTTCGCCACGCAGACCAAGGGACTGATCGGCCAGGGAAATTTTCCGGTGGGCGACACCACGGCATGGAAGAACGTGGTCAGCGCCATTGAAGACCAGCCGTCGGTGCAGGCCGCGGTCGGCAGCATGACGGACATCTTCCATGCGGTGCGGACCGTGGCCGACTTCATGGTCGCCAATCCTCCACCGCTGTTCCCCGCGGTGTACAAGAAGAAGATCGTGCTGTTCACCGACGGCAACCAGACGATCCAGCATGACAGCCGGCTGACCAAGGGCGGCTATGAATTCGAGCAGGGCATCGACTTTGCCGTGCTGCTGGCAGGCAACGGCATCGCGCTCAATGCGCAGGGCATCGGCTCCGATCTGCTCAACGCGACGCTGACGGACCTGGCCGCCGAAGCCGAGCCCTTCGGCAGCACCGTCAAGACGATCAGCACCACGCCGTCGTATGCGGCGGACACCTCGGCAGCGCTGATGACGAACTCGATGAAGGTCGTCAACAACAACGGCATCCTGCCGCTGCGGCCGCTGGCATGGCCTGCATCCAGGCTGCTGTGGGAGCAGTTCAGCCTGCCGCGCCTGGCGGCGGCGGGCAATGACGAAGGATCGCAACACCGCGTCAATGAGGCGCACTTCGAAGTCGATGTCGACGACATCTCGCAGGAACTGCTGCTGGGCCTGACGTGGCACCACCCCGGCCGCCCGTCGATCGAAGCCACCTCGCCGTCGGGCACGTCGTTCCGGCATGGGCTCAACGGTGCCTTCGAGATCGGCGTGGGATGGATGACCGCGCTGCACATACCTTCGCCCGAAGCCGGCACCTGGCGCGTGCGTGTTGCCGGCGATCCGCAGTTCCGGCCGCTGCGCCTGAACCTGATGGCGCGCTCGGTCAGCCCGGAGTTCGATATCCTGCTGCGCGTCGATCCTTTCCAGCTCGATCCGCAGGACACCAGCGTCGTCACCGCGACGCCGATGTTCCGGGACAAGCCGGCCACCGGCAAGTTCGAAGCGGTCCTGAGCGACTTCACCGGCCGCACCTGGCCGATGCATGCGCAGCAGGATGGCACCCTGGTTGCCAAGGCGGATTTTCCGCAGCCTGGCATCGCGCCGCTGCGCGTCGAGCTGAAGGGCCTGCTGGAGGGCAAGCACAAGGTCGCGCGCATGGAGTTCACCTCGGTGCAGGTCGGACGCCCGCGCGACCCGCGCCTCACGGTCGAGCCCGCCCGCTTCCGGCCGGGCCGCCGCTACCGGGTAGCGGTAACGATCCACGACGCGGCCTTCTCCGCCGCAACCCAGATCGCTTTCGGGGCGGGCATCGAAGTCGTGCGCTTCACGGTGCTGAGCCCGCTCGAAGCCACCGCGGAAATCTCCGTCGCCAACGACGCCTTCCCCGGTGCGCGCGAGGTGCTGACCTTCCAGCCAGACGCGGAAACCCTGGGCGGAATCGTGGTGGAGAAACAGCCGGGCAGCGGCCACCAGGTGCTGACGGGCTTCGTCACGGCCCTGCGCTTCGACGCGCGCGGGCGGCTGCTCGCAGCGGTGCTGGACGAGCGGCGCGAGGTTCTCGTGAAGCGCCATGACGAGCGCCTGAGGCGCCTGCTAGAGAAGGCGCGCGACGATAACCTGCCGGTCTCGATTGCGCTCGACGACCATGGCGGGATCGAACACGTCACGATAGGCGAATGA
- a CDS encoding DUF5995 family protein, with translation MSILLDPVPPPDGAAVLARFDAMLAWSRQHASRLGYFAALYRGVTLRARSALAAGAFEQPEAAERLVVLFAGRYFEALAAHLRAAPVTRAWQVAFDAAARWRPTVSQHLLLGINAHINLDLGIAAARTLDEYPLPRADFDRVNDLLLLMVDEVQDRLAAVWPLLRLADRVAGRLDETLIGAALVQSRSAAWEFGQALRAGGGGESGLIERQDRRVAAIGQHIAAPTMPLALALASVRMGELRGVTGIIDLLDQEVARAGAVVEARAMGPSVV, from the coding sequence ATGAGCATCCTGCTCGACCCGGTGCCGCCGCCTGACGGCGCGGCGGTCCTCGCGCGCTTCGATGCGATGCTTGCCTGGTCGCGCCAGCATGCAAGCCGGCTCGGCTATTTTGCCGCCCTCTACCGCGGCGTCACGCTGCGCGCCCGCAGTGCCCTCGCGGCCGGCGCCTTCGAGCAGCCCGAGGCGGCCGAGCGCCTGGTGGTGCTGTTTGCGGGCCGTTACTTCGAAGCGCTGGCGGCACACCTCCGCGCAGCACCGGTGACCCGTGCATGGCAGGTTGCCTTCGATGCCGCAGCGCGCTGGCGGCCCACGGTATCGCAGCATCTGCTGCTCGGCATCAATGCGCATATCAACCTGGATCTCGGCATCGCCGCGGCCCGCACGCTGGACGAGTACCCGCTGCCACGGGCGGATTTCGATCGCGTCAACGATCTCCTGTTGCTGATGGTCGACGAGGTGCAGGACCGGCTCGCCGCCGTCTGGCCGCTGCTGCGGCTGGCAGACAGGGTGGCCGGCCGCCTGGACGAAACGCTGATCGGCGCCGCGCTCGTGCAGTCGCGGTCCGCGGCATGGGAGTTCGGCCAGGCATTGCGCGCCGGCGGCGGCGGCGAAAGCGGGCTGATCGAACGGCAGGACCGCCGCGTGGCGGCAATCGGGCAACACATCGCCGCACCGACAATGCCGCTCGCGCTCGCGCTGGCAAGCGTGCGGATGGGCGAGCTGCGCGGCGTCACCGGCATCATTGACTTGCTGGACCAGGAGGTGGCCCGCGCCGGCGCCGTGGTCGAAGCCAGGGCCATGGGTCCGTCAGTGGTTTAG
- a CDS encoding sterol desaturase family protein, which translates to MMTERQRKFREQYKADISPLYNGLLHIAVIYGVGIGALWWAIQRLDNVTWEWALILPVFLAGNFVEWFMHSYVMHRRINVFALRAIYERHTRQHHQYFTDQEPTIDSTREFRIVFFPWRVLATLGVGGGGLGYLASLIFNANAGYFVFITMVAQYLIYETFHYCCHVHDNWFVRNMPFINTIRRHHTAHHNMGIMMKYNMNLTFPIADYIMGTSDLRRGLVGHLFNGYSEAHVKEELKPIIQKFRTDHSRVTLDGPELDEEERRAMAA; encoded by the coding sequence ATGATGACGGAACGTCAACGCAAGTTCAGGGAGCAATACAAGGCCGATATCAGCCCGCTTTACAACGGCTTGCTGCATATCGCCGTGATCTACGGCGTCGGGATCGGCGCGCTGTGGTGGGCGATCCAGCGGCTGGACAACGTGACCTGGGAGTGGGCGCTGATCCTGCCGGTATTCCTGGCCGGAAACTTCGTGGAATGGTTCATGCACAGCTATGTCATGCACCGCCGGATCAACGTCTTTGCGCTGCGCGCCATCTATGAGCGCCACACGCGCCAGCACCACCAGTACTTCACCGACCAGGAGCCCACCATCGACAGCACGCGTGAATTCCGCATCGTGTTCTTCCCGTGGCGCGTGCTGGCAACGCTGGGCGTGGGCGGCGGCGGGCTGGGCTACCTGGCATCGCTGATCTTCAATGCCAACGCCGGCTACTTTGTCTTCATCACGATGGTGGCGCAGTACCTGATCTACGAGACCTTCCACTATTGCTGCCATGTGCACGACAACTGGTTCGTGCGCAACATGCCCTTTATCAACACGATCCGGCGCCACCACACCGCGCATCACAACATGGGCATCATGATGAAGTACAACATGAACCTCACGTTCCCGATCGCCGACTACATCATGGGCACTTCCGACCTGCGCCGCGGCCTGGTCGGGCACCTGTTCAACGGATACAGCGAGGCGCACGTCAAGGAAGAGCTGAAGCCGATCATCCAGAAATTCCGTACCGACCATTCGCGCGTTACGCTGGATGGGCCCGAGCTCGATGAAGAGGAACGGCGGGCGATGGCCGCCTAG
- a CDS encoding MFS transporter — protein MDMSAGALKLEAGIAARLERLPMTGYQRSLFGIIATAWFFDSMDLGLMTFVLGSIKAEFGLSAAQAGLLASSSFLGMFLGAAIAGLLADRFGRKPVFQVSMVFWGVGSLMCGLADSVTSLMVYRVLLGFGMGMEFPIGLSMVSEIVPAKSRGKYVAILEGFWPIGFIAAGALTYVLLPVIGWRGIFIALAVPAVFVFVVRRMVPESPRWLEDVGRRSEADAVMAGIEQRVERASGRPLPAVSATFGGTQAPSRKARFMELWSGPYARRTIMLWSVWFFALLGYYGLTTWLGALLQQAGYAVTKSVLYTVYISLAGIPGFIFSAWLLEKWGRKPTCALMLIGSAVAAYAYGQAAVHKLPVEQLIAAGLCMQFFLFGMWSVLYAYTPELYPTRSRATGSGFASSIGRVGSLAGPYLVGVLLPVTGQGGVFTLGALSFAVAAAVVLLLGVETRGKALEEVSQ, from the coding sequence ATGGATATGTCTGCAGGCGCCCTCAAGCTGGAGGCGGGTATTGCGGCGCGGCTGGAACGATTGCCGATGACCGGCTATCAGCGCTCGCTGTTCGGCATCATTGCCACGGCGTGGTTTTTCGATTCGATGGATCTGGGCCTGATGACATTCGTGCTGGGCTCGATCAAGGCGGAATTCGGCCTGAGCGCCGCGCAGGCCGGCCTGCTGGCCAGTTCCAGCTTCCTCGGCATGTTCCTGGGCGCGGCGATTGCCGGCCTGCTGGCGGACCGCTTCGGCCGCAAGCCGGTGTTCCAGGTCAGCATGGTCTTCTGGGGCGTGGGCAGCCTGATGTGCGGGCTGGCGGACAGCGTGACATCGCTGATGGTTTATCGCGTGCTGCTCGGCTTTGGCATGGGCATGGAATTTCCCATCGGCCTGTCGATGGTGTCGGAGATCGTGCCCGCGAAGAGCCGCGGCAAGTATGTCGCGATCCTGGAGGGCTTCTGGCCGATCGGCTTTATCGCGGCCGGCGCGCTGACCTACGTGCTGTTGCCGGTCATCGGCTGGCGCGGCATCTTTATCGCGCTGGCGGTGCCCGCCGTGTTCGTCTTCGTGGTGCGCCGCATGGTGCCCGAGTCGCCGCGCTGGCTTGAGGACGTCGGACGCAGGTCAGAGGCCGATGCGGTGATGGCCGGCATCGAACAGCGCGTGGAACGCGCCTCGGGCCGTCCGCTGCCGGCGGTTTCCGCCACGTTTGGCGGCACGCAGGCGCCGAGCCGCAAGGCGCGCTTCATGGAGCTGTGGAGCGGTCCCTATGCACGCCGCACCATCATGCTGTGGTCGGTCTGGTTCTTTGCGCTGCTGGGCTACTACGGGCTGACCACATGGCTCGGTGCGCTGCTGCAGCAGGCCGGCTATGCCGTGACCAAGTCCGTGCTCTACACGGTCTATATCTCGCTGGCCGGCATCCCCGGGTTCATCTTCTCGGCATGGCTGCTGGAAAAGTGGGGCCGCAAGCCGACCTGCGCGCTCATGCTGATCGGCAGCGCCGTGGCCGCGTATGCCTATGGCCAGGCGGCCGTGCACAAGCTGCCGGTGGAGCAGCTGATCGCCGCCGGCTTGTGCATGCAGTTCTTCCTGTTCGGCATGTGGTCCGTGCTCTATGCCTATACGCCGGAGCTGTACCCCACGCGCTCCCGCGCGACCGGCTCCGGCTTTGCCTCGTCGATCGGCCGCGTCGGCTCGCTGGCCGGACCCTATCTGGTTGGCGTGCTGCTGCCGGTGACGGGGCAGGGCGGCGTCTTCACGCTCGGCGCCTTGTCCTTTGCGGTGGCTGCGGCAGTGGTGCTGCTGCTGGGCGTCGAAACCCGCGGCAAGGCGCTGGAAGAAGTGTCGCAATAG
- a CDS encoding iron-containing alcohol dehydrogenase yields MRVEDLVYFCAPARLVMGAGCRDQLPALLRRLGYRRGLLVTDTFFTGATPWVEALVAGARAHDVELLVYDGGMPDPTTTLCDAATAAVRERLGGLPVDHVIALGGGSNIDLAKALCLTLPGGRPVRAFLGSIDAGTPMLPLVAMPTTAGTGSEATPGAILVDPDNATKVAVMDNRLRPAVALVDPEFTYTCPPRVTADAGIDALTHAIESYLTLDSARFDRGGEPDPGYSGRNALTMLFAHESIRLCGQYLLRSYQHGGDSEARIGMSYASVYAALSYGSAGLNAVHGIAYAVAGLSHLSHGTTNAVMLPYVLDALGDVRREELLAIARLLGIAEGDPDMAVARVPGVVRELVGAVGLPTTLQACGIGQGDVDRLVRDALDVTRLAKAFPGPDVSARYTAIVRNAWAGTLSAEADALAQQRRVA; encoded by the coding sequence ATGAGAGTGGAAGACCTCGTATATTTCTGCGCGCCGGCGCGACTGGTCATGGGCGCCGGATGCCGTGACCAGCTGCCCGCGCTGCTGCGCCGGCTCGGCTATCGTCGCGGCCTGCTGGTGACGGACACGTTCTTCACCGGTGCCACGCCGTGGGTAGAGGCACTCGTCGCGGGCGCCCGCGCGCATGACGTGGAGCTGCTGGTCTATGACGGCGGCATGCCCGATCCCACCACCACGCTGTGCGACGCGGCCACGGCGGCAGTCCGCGAACGGCTCGGCGGCCTGCCGGTCGACCACGTCATCGCGCTGGGCGGCGGCAGCAACATCGACCTGGCCAAGGCGCTCTGCCTGACCCTGCCCGGCGGCCGGCCCGTGCGCGCGTTCCTGGGCAGCATCGATGCCGGCACGCCCATGCTGCCACTGGTCGCCATGCCGACCACGGCCGGCACGGGCTCGGAGGCGACGCCGGGGGCGATCCTGGTCGATCCGGACAACGCGACCAAGGTGGCGGTCATGGACAACCGGCTGCGCCCCGCCGTGGCGCTGGTCGATCCCGAATTCACCTACACCTGTCCGCCGCGGGTCACCGCGGACGCCGGCATCGATGCGCTGACCCATGCGATCGAGTCCTACCTGACGCTCGATTCCGCCCGCTTTGACCGCGGCGGCGAACCGGACCCGGGCTACAGCGGCCGCAACGCGCTGACGATGTTGTTCGCGCACGAATCGATCCGCCTGTGCGGACAGTACCTGTTGCGCAGCTACCAGCACGGGGGCGACAGCGAAGCGCGCATCGGCATGAGCTATGCCAGCGTCTATGCGGCGCTGTCCTACGGCAGCGCGGGACTCAACGCCGTGCATGGCATTGCCTACGCGGTCGCGGGCCTCTCGCACCTGTCGCATGGCACCACCAACGCCGTGATGCTGCCGTATGTGCTCGACGCGTTGGGCGACGTGCGCCGCGAGGAGCTGCTGGCCATTGCCCGCCTGCTGGGCATCGCCGAAGGCGATCCCGATATGGCGGTGGCACGCGTGCCTGGCGTGGTGCGCGAGCTGGTGGGAGCGGTCGGCCTCCCGACCACGCTGCAGGCCTGCGGCATCGGGCAGGGCGACGTCGACCGGCTGGTGCGCGATGCACTGGATGTCACGCGGTTGGCCAAGGCCTTCCCCGGGCCGGACGTTTCCGCGCGATACACCGCCATTGTCCGCAATGCCTGGGCGGGCACGCTGTCCGCGGAAGCGGACGCCCTGGCGCAGCAGCGCCGGGTGGCCTAG
- a CDS encoding alpha/beta fold hydrolase — MADDDVLVVGQGPVTVVAVHGIQGTRGAWMPLAEQLADRCTFVLPNLPGRGKARPPAGAQACSLDAWAQVLRRTLDTHVRGSFMLAGWSMGVSVALAYLAGARQMPGLPLPAELLLVSGTPQLNAVQWFQPSTPKALLEAIAMRERRLGLREAADHRTVAWTWESIRHTDQRGELGRVRCPTLVIHGSEDDDCPLAHGEMLANGIPDAELVVLHGAGHGVLTQRTPEIARHLRARWPAQLA; from the coding sequence ATGGCGGACGATGACGTCTTGGTCGTGGGACAAGGCCCGGTGACGGTGGTCGCCGTGCATGGCATCCAGGGCACGCGCGGCGCGTGGATGCCGTTGGCGGAGCAACTGGCCGACCGGTGCACTTTTGTCCTGCCAAACCTGCCGGGGCGCGGGAAGGCGAGGCCGCCGGCCGGCGCGCAGGCGTGCTCGCTCGATGCCTGGGCGCAAGTGCTGCGCCGCACGCTTGACACCCATGTTCGCGGATCGTTCATGCTGGCCGGGTGGAGCATGGGCGTATCGGTCGCGCTGGCCTACCTTGCCGGCGCACGCCAGATGCCTGGCCTGCCGCTGCCGGCGGAGTTGCTGCTGGTTTCCGGAACGCCGCAGCTGAACGCGGTGCAATGGTTCCAGCCTTCCACACCGAAGGCGTTGCTGGAAGCCATTGCCATGCGCGAACGGCGGCTGGGGCTGCGCGAGGCAGCGGACCATCGCACGGTGGCGTGGACCTGGGAATCGATCCGCCACACAGACCAGCGCGGCGAGCTTGGCCGGGTGCGTTGCCCGACGCTCGTCATCCACGGCAGCGAAGACGACGATTGCCCGCTTGCCCACGGCGAGATGCTGGCCAACGGCATCCCCGATGCCGAGCTGGTCGTGCTCCACGGCGCCGGCCATGGCGTGCTGACGCAACGCACGCCGGAGATCGCCCGCCACCTGCGTGCGCGCTGGCCGGCGCAGTTGGCATAG
- a CDS encoding GntR family transcriptional regulator, which produces MNAKTATRPRAAAVPEPEEAASQRGKLTDLAYGQIEEAIVTLQLPPGSSVSELQLSEMTGIGRTPIREAIQRLAREHLIMVLPQRGLLIAPIDVGKQLRLLETRREVERLICRSAARRATPEQRDHFKRLAKEFEQSSRNGDDVAFVRADRDFNELCLVAARNEFADGAMRLMHGLSRRFWYLHYKEAADLPTMSKLHAAVASAIARGDVDGAGNALDALLDNIEEFTRATVLGDYR; this is translated from the coding sequence ATGAACGCAAAAACTGCCACCCGCCCACGTGCCGCGGCTGTACCAGAGCCTGAAGAGGCCGCCAGCCAGCGCGGCAAGCTGACCGACCTGGCCTACGGGCAGATCGAGGAAGCGATCGTGACACTGCAGCTGCCGCCTGGCAGTTCGGTATCGGAACTGCAACTGAGCGAAATGACCGGCATCGGGCGCACCCCCATTCGCGAAGCGATCCAGCGGCTGGCGCGGGAGCACCTGATCATGGTGCTGCCGCAGCGCGGCCTGCTGATCGCGCCGATCGATGTCGGCAAGCAGCTGCGCCTGCTCGAGACACGCCGCGAGGTGGAGCGCCTGATCTGCCGCAGCGCCGCCCGGCGCGCCACGCCCGAGCAGCGCGATCATTTCAAGCGGCTGGCCAAGGAGTTCGAACAGTCGTCACGCAACGGCGACGACGTCGCGTTCGTACGCGCCGACCGGGACTTCAACGAGCTTTGCCTGGTGGCGGCGCGCAATGAATTCGCCGACGGCGCCATGCGGCTGATGCACGGCCTGTCGCGCCGGTTCTGGTACCTGCACTACAAGGAAGCCGCGGACCTGCCCACGATGTCGAAGCTGCACGCCGCCGTGGCCTCGGCGATCGCGCGCGGCGACGTCGACGGTGCCGGCAATGCGCTCGATGCGCTGCTGGACAACATCGAGGAATTCACGCGGGCCACGGTGCTGGGTGACTATCGCTAG